In Streptococcus dysgalactiae subsp. dysgalactiae, the following are encoded in one genomic region:
- the yaaA gene encoding peroxide stress protein YaaA: MLTFLIPTAKEMVIPKESYPHLLPQPSQAILKAMAAMTTEDLAKAYRIKEEAAKQEYQRWQNIDSQQSLAYPAYQLFNGLMYRNIKRDNLTAREQAYLNQQVYITSSFYGIIPTHHSISEHRHDFHTRIKIEGQSLKTYWRPFYNQFAQEHSQVISLLSSEFDDVFSKNYKQLWLSPKFMEEKEGQLKTHSTISKKARGAFLTACMENNCQTIDSLKTLVFSGFRYHSELSTDHEFVYIKKEA, from the coding sequence ATGCTAACCTTTTTAATTCCAACTGCAAAAGAAATGGTGATTCCTAAAGAATCTTATCCACACCTACTGCCTCAACCAAGCCAGGCCATTTTAAAGGCAATGGCAGCTATGACCACAGAGGACTTGGCCAAAGCCTATCGTATCAAAGAAGAGGCAGCTAAACAAGAGTATCAGCGCTGGCAAAACATAGACTCTCAACAAAGCCTCGCTTACCCTGCCTACCAGCTATTCAACGGTCTAATGTACCGCAACATCAAGCGTGATAACCTTACTGCTAGAGAACAGGCTTACCTAAATCAACAAGTCTATATCACCTCATCCTTTTACGGTATCATTCCTACTCATCATTCTATCTCAGAGCACCGCCATGATTTTCACACCAGAATAAAGATTGAAGGACAAAGCCTCAAGACTTACTGGCGTCCTTTCTATAACCAGTTTGCCCAAGAGCATTCACAAGTGATTTCACTGTTATCCAGCGAATTTGACGATGTTTTTTCAAAAAATTATAAACAATTGTGGTTAAGTCCTAAATTTATGGAAGAGAAAGAGGGGCAACTCAAGACCCATTCGACCATTTCAAAAAAAGCTCGCGGAGCCTTCCTTACAGCTTGTATGGAAAACAACTGCCAAACCATCGATAGCCTGAAAACCCTTGTCTTTTCTGGCTTTCGTTACCATTCAGAACTATCAACAGATCACGAATTTGTCTATATTAAAAAAGAGGCCTAG
- the nrdG gene encoding anaerobic ribonucleoside-triphosphate reductase activating protein — MKEKCWNNPKPTEWKAEELSQGRIIDYKAFNFVDGEGVRNSLYVSGCLFHCKGCYNAATWSFKAGVPYTQELEEQIMADLAQPYVQGLTLLGGEPFLNTSFLIPLIQRIRCELPEKDIWSWTGYTWEELMLETPDKLEMLSLIDILVDGRFDITKKNFMLQFRGSSNQRIIDVQKSLAVKKVVIWDKLNDGKQSFEQVSREDLL, encoded by the coding sequence ATGAAAGAAAAATGTTGGAATAATCCCAAACCTACCGAATGGAAAGCTGAAGAATTAAGTCAAGGGCGAATCATTGATTACAAGGCGTTTAATTTTGTTGATGGGGAAGGGGTTCGCAACTCTCTGTATGTTTCTGGCTGTCTCTTTCACTGTAAGGGCTGCTACAATGCGGCAACTTGGTCGTTTAAAGCTGGAGTACCGTATACCCAAGAGCTAGAAGAACAAATCATGGCAGATTTGGCTCAGCCCTATGTCCAGGGGTTGACACTTTTAGGGGGGGAGCCTTTCTTGAATACGAGTTTTCTGATCCCTTTGATTCAGCGTATTCGGTGTGAATTGCCAGAAAAAGACATTTGGTCTTGGACAGGTTATACTTGGGAAGAATTAATGCTTGAGACACCAGATAAACTAGAAATGCTGTCACTGATTGATATTCTGGTGGATGGACGTTTTGATATCACAAAAAAGAACTTCATGTTGCAATTTAGAGGCTCTTCTAACCAGCGAATTATAGATGTTCAAAAGTCTTTAGCCGTCAAAAAAGTGGTTATTTGGGATAAGTTAAATGATGGTAAGCAATCCTTTGAGCAAGTTAGCCGGGAAGATTTACTTTAA
- a CDS encoding GNAT family N-acetyltransferase codes for MEIRRPTLEDKDAVLSMINEFLEQKSATDGLWHFNVADFNYETWLEDSLRQEMGLASQGVPAIQYVAFDERSQAIGFLNLRLRLNEILLEKGGHIGYSVRPSQRGKGYAKEMLKQAISFAISKNIERILVTCHQTNTASRAVIMANGGVLEDSCEGTERYWIERQEG; via the coding sequence ATGGAAATAAGACGACCGACTTTGGAAGATAAAGATGCTGTATTGTCAATGATTAACGAATTTTTAGAGCAGAAAAGTGCTACAGATGGGTTATGGCATTTTAACGTCGCCGACTTTAACTATGAAACATGGTTGGAAGATTCCTTACGACAGGAAATGGGTTTGGCCAGTCAAGGAGTGCCTGCTATTCAATACGTCGCATTTGATGAGAGAAGTCAGGCTATAGGGTTCTTAAATCTTCGCTTACGTTTAAATGAGATATTACTTGAAAAAGGCGGTCATATCGGTTATTCTGTTCGTCCTAGTCAACGTGGGAAAGGTTATGCTAAAGAAATGCTTAAACAAGCTATCAGCTTTGCGATTTCTAAAAATATCGAAAGAATCTTGGTAACATGTCATCAAACCAATACTGCTAGTCGAGCAGTTATTATGGCTAACGGTGGGGTTTTGGAAGACAGTTGTGAGGGAACAGAACGCTATTGGATTGAAAGACAAGAAGGATAG
- a CDS encoding Gfo/Idh/MocA family protein — MLNIGIVGLGAISQKAYLPYMRQLDGVIWHLSTRNRNVREQVGQLFGQSILYSDVKELSKASLDGVFIHAATLAHAELASLFLNQGIPVFMDKPIADNYLLTKNLYNLAKENQTFLMAGFNRRFTPRVKELSILSSKCKFTVEKNDLNRPGDMTFKLFDFFIHPLDTALFLTEGTLLKGHFQYHLEAGLLSQVMVTLMTESMTTTASMNLQSGSRREVIEVQRAEETYHLENLDELSIYKGTEKRVLGFDSWDTTLHKRGFETMIDAFLEAISTGVNPVSPESSLLSHWICQQIADSQLPYGELTVDLPKE; from the coding sequence ATGCTTAATATTGGTATTGTGGGATTAGGTGCTATTTCTCAGAAAGCCTATTTACCTTATATGCGACAACTGGATGGTGTGATTTGGCACCTGTCCACTCGAAATAGAAACGTTAGGGAGCAAGTTGGCCAATTATTTGGACAGTCTATTCTTTACAGTGATGTCAAGGAGTTATCAAAGGCAAGTTTAGATGGCGTCTTTATACATGCGGCTACATTGGCCCACGCGGAATTGGCTAGTTTATTTTTAAATCAAGGGATTCCAGTCTTTATGGATAAACCTATAGCTGACAATTACCTGCTGACAAAGAACCTCTATAACTTAGCCAAAGAAAACCAGACTTTTCTGATGGCAGGATTTAATAGGCGCTTTACACCTCGTGTCAAGGAGTTGTCAATATTGTCAAGTAAGTGTAAATTTACTGTTGAAAAAAATGACTTGAACCGCCCAGGAGACATGACTTTTAAACTCTTTGATTTCTTTATCCATCCTTTAGATACAGCATTATTCTTGACAGAAGGCACCTTACTAAAAGGGCATTTTCAATACCATCTGGAAGCAGGGTTACTGAGTCAAGTTATGGTAACCTTGATGACCGAAAGCATGACGACTACAGCTTCTATGAATTTACAATCAGGGAGTCGCCGTGAGGTAATTGAAGTTCAACGGGCTGAAGAAACTTATCACTTAGAGAACTTAGACGAGTTATCTATTTATAAAGGTACTGAAAAAAGGGTGCTTGGCTTTGATTCTTGGGACACCACTCTGCACAAAAGAGGTTTTGAAACAATGATCGATGCCTTTTTAGAAGCTATTAGCACAGGTGTCAATCCTGTCAGCCCTGAGTCTAGTCTTTTAAGCCACTGGATTTGCCAACAGATTGCTGACTCTCAGCTTCCTTATGGAGAGTTAACGGTAGATTTGCCTAAAGAGTAG